The Nostoc cf. commune SO-36 genomic sequence AAAGTATTTAAGGAATATTCGCATCACCAAGCTCGTTGTGAACTTGCTTGCCGTAAAGCTAAAGAAGATTATTTTTCTAACGAACAGCTATACAGCGATCCTGAATCCTTTGCGCGTGGCTTCGAGTCGATTAACGAACAGATTTATTTTATTCCCCAAGTAAATAAATTGATGATGGAGGAAATTTTAAACCAACCCTTACCCGAACTGGGACATCAGAGTTGGGTGCGATCGTTTACCGACTCTTTAACCGAGGCGAAAGAAAAGCTAGAAAAACTTGGAATCGTGCCGAAACTTTTGCTGATGACTGGTGGTGCATCTCGCATGAAGTTTACGCACTTGCTTTGTCAAGAAATGTTTCCCGAACCAGAAACGCTACTTCGCCCCGATCCAGAACCGGAACGGTGCATTGCACTGGGATTAGCACGAGTAGGGCGATGGGATCTGCGTGCTGCTGCTTTTAAGGAAGAAGTCAACAAACTATTTACCTCGAACAAGCTCAAAGATTTGATTAAGAGGCATATCCCGGAGTTAATCGAATCATTAACTAAGCCTTTGACAGACGGCTTAATTGTCAATGCAGTTAAACTAGCTTTAAAAGATTGGCAAAAAAACAAAATACGGACTTTAGCCGATTTGGAAACATCTTTAATCAGTCGTGCAGAACAGTGGCTTAAAAGCGAATGCGCTGTGCAGATAATTAATCATCAATGCGCTTATTGGTTTAGCAATAAAATCCAACCCGATTTAGCCGCACAAACCGATCCAATCTGTCGAAAGTTTCAGATACCTAGAAGCAGCTTAAGGTTCCAAGATAGCATTGACCCAAATTTTGTTAACCCAGAGCTACGAATTGGAGATGCTATTCTGGCTGAGACAGTGGGCTTTATTGTCAATGTAGTAATTGGTGGAGGCACTGTAGCTAGCATCATCACTCTCATACTAACGGGACATTTAACCTGGCCGATTGCCTTAGTATATGGAGCTTCGGTGATGGCAGCAGGAATGGAACTAAATCGCAAGAGTGTTCAAGAAGTAATCAAGACGAATGTAGATGTACCTAGTTGGGTTCGTTCTAGTTTTTTGAGTGACAAAAAAATCGAGGAGATGTGTGAGCAAATAAAGCCTGAGTTAGAGAAAGTTCTTCAAGAACAACTGACAGCAGACCAAGAGGCTTTTGATAAATTAATTAGTAAAGTTGAGCAAGGGCTTCAAAAAACCCTTTCTACTAAAGTTCAATCTTGTATAATTCTGATCCAATAGCGGTAAATATAGTTTTTATAATCTCAGCGCTCTCTGCGTCTCTGCGGTTTGGAATTTATTTAACCGCAGAGGCACAGAGAACACAGAGAGAAGAGATTAAAGAAGAAGCTATAGACTAAAATTTCGGGCATTTGTTGGGTTTCACTTCGTACTACTGTGGGGAAGCAAGCTACAACTTAACTACAATTATCCTTAATTGAACCGGATTGTTTTATAACAAAAAAAAGAGGTTAACTTAGAAACACAAGTCAGTGGCTTAAATATATAAATTACTTAAAAGTCAATGATTCAAACAATAATTGCTTTTCTGATAATTGGGCTAATTCTCACAGGTATTTTAATCAATCCTGTTTTAGTAAAAAGGCGAAGAAAGCGTCTTAAACACCGTTCTTTTCCCCTACTATGGAATGCGATTATTGAGAATAATCTTCCTATTTATCTCTGTCTCTCTACCGATGAAATAAGACGACTTCAAGGACATATTCAAGTATTCTTAGCAGAAAAGCAATTTATTGGCTGTAGAGGATTACAGGTAACGGAGGAAATGAAACTGACTCTTGCTGCGATCGCCTGTTTACTCCTATTAAATGAACGTGGGCAATACTTCCCCAGACTTCGTTCAATTTTAGTCTATCCTAATGCTTATTTTGTTCAAGAAACGACTTCTATCGGAAAATATGTTGTTGAAGAAAGGCGTGTGGCAAGACTGGGTGAATCGTGGACAAATGACCAAGTAGTGCTGTCTTGGGAACAGGTGAAACAAGACATTAATAACTGGGAAGATGGACGTAATGTTGTGCTTCATGAATTCGCCCATCAGTTAGATCAAGAAGATGGCAAAGCTGAAGGAGTTCCTATACTGCAAAGTAGCTCAGACTATACTATATGGGCGAAGGTGATGACAGAAGAATATCAGCAACTTTGTCATGATGTTCTACACGGTGTAAAGACGGTAATGGATAGCTATGGTGCAACGAATCCCGCAGAATTTTTTGCCGTAGCGACTGAGACATTCTTTGAGAAACCGCACCAATTGTTGTCTAAGCATCCGGCACTTTATGAGCAACTGCAACGTTACTATCAATTAGATCCTGTGCAATGGACTTAAACTACAGCTAATTGTAAGTTAGGTTAATCGCATCAAGCTAGAAACCTGGGGCTACACAAACAAAGTTTACCAACCTGGACTAAATTTAAATTACAAAATAGTAGAGGCACAATAAACATATTGTGCCCCTATGAATGTAATCTGTTTAATTGAAAACCGTTTTGAAAGTGGATTTATGTTTAGATTACACTTCCACTCAGTTGACCCGACCCAACTATGCTTGAATGATGAAGTCGGAGGCAGTAAGAGTAGGCGCACCAGTAAGTTGTGCAAATTGACCGCCACTGCCGAAACCAGCAGCACTACCATTTTGATTGTATAGTAACTGCCCAGTCATAGAGTCATAAACAATTACTGCATTACTAAGTGCCCCTAAGCTGGTGATTTGAAAATTATTGGCGTTACTAAAACCTGTTCCCACAACAGAAGTAATAGCACTAAAGGTAGTCTTATCCAGAAGAATCTTGTCACCTTGAGAGTGATTGAAGTCAGCGATGGTATCAATACCGATAACAGCGCTATTAAAGGCAGAATTAGTGTCGAAAAGGAAAGAGTCTGCACCCATACCACCCACAAGAGTATCATTGCCTGGGCCACCAATGAGAAGATCATTGCCGCTACCACCCCGTAACAGGTCGTTACCACCGCTGCCATTGATGGTGTCATTACCCCCTTGACCATTAATTACATCGTCGGAATCGTAAAAACCGCTAATGTTATTGTTCAAGTTATTGAGGAAGGTGACGGTGTTTTTGTTGGAAATATACGTTTGAGTAGAGTTAGCATTAATCACATCAAAGCTTTTGGTAACATTAGCTTCTCCGTCAAATACGATATTACCGATGGCGGGTCTTGTTGTCGATGCAGCTAAGTTTTCTAGGTTTTCTAAGTTAAAGTTTTGCAGAGTGACTTTGGTATTACCCACTTTTTCAAAAGAGACTTCTAAATTGTTGCCATTTTGAGTTAATTGCAGATTATTTGCAGTCAAGTCAGTCCCAATAAATTGCAAGGTGTCTATTTTGGCAATCACCGCAGCCGAAGGGTTTGAGCTAGTACCTACACCACCAAAGTTGGCGATACTGTAATTGCCATCGCCTCGTCGAATAGTAAAGGTGTCGTTGTTGTCAGTGCCATTAAGAACTTGGATTGCCGAAGTAGGAGCGGGTTTAAGTGTACCACTGATAGCAAAGTCAAAGAGGCTTTCATTACTATCGTTGTTGCTTAAAATCAGAGTGCCACCATAGGTGCCTGGTGTAGTGGCGTTGAGTGCCACTGATATGGTGGTAAAAGTATTAGCAGCAACACTCGTCGGCAGAGTTCCCAGCAAGCTAAATCCGTTAGGAAGTTTGAGATTACTCAGGTTGAGTGGGGCTGTACCAGTGTTCTTGATAGTAAAGGTTTTGGTTGGCGTGTCACCGACAGTGGTATTGCCAAAGTTAATAGCAGTAGTGCTGCCATCTGCAATGTCAACTGTGTCATTGAGAACTTGAATTTCTGGAGCCGTAACTATACCACTAATAGCAAAGTCAAAGGGGCTTTCATCACTATCGTTGTTGCCTAAAATCAGAGTGCCACCATAAGTACCTGGTGTAGTGCTGCTGAGTGCCACTGATATGGTGGTGGAAGCCTTAGCAGCCACACTCGTCGGTAGAGTTCCTACCAAACTAAATCCGTCAGGAAGTTTAAGATTACTCAGGTTGAGTGCGGCTGTACCAGTGTTGTTGATGGTAAAGGTTTTGGTCAGCGTATTACCAACAATGGTTTCACCAAACTTAATAGCATTAGTGCTGCCATCGGCAATGTTAACTGTGCCATTAAGAACTTGAATTTCTGGAGCAGGAACAGGTTTAAGCGTACCAGTAATAGCAAAGTCAAAGGGGCCTTCATCACTATCGTTGTTGCCTAAAATCAGAGTGCCACCATAGGTGCCTGGTGTAGTTGCATTGAGTGCCACTGATATGGTGGTGGAAGCGTTGACTGCCACACTCGTCGGTAAAGTTCCTACCAAACTAAATCCGTCAGGAAGTTTAAGATTGGTCAGGTTGAGTGCAGCTGTACCAGTGTTCTTGATGGTAAAGGTTTTAGTCAGTGTGTTACCGACAATGACACTGCCAAAGTTAATAGTATTAGTGCTGCCATCTGTAACGTTAACTGTGCCATTGAGAACTTGAATTTCTGGAGTAGGAACGGGTTTAACTGTGCCACTAATAACAAAGTTAAAGGGGCCTTCATTACTATCATTGTTGTTTAAACTGAGGCTGCCACTATAAGTGCCGACTGTAGCAGCATTGAGTGCCACTGATATGGTGGTAGAAGTATTAGGAGCCACACTCGTCGGAAGGGTTCCGACTAAACTAAATCCGTTGGGAAGTTGAAGATTACTCAGATTGAGTGTGGCTATACCAGTGTTTTTGATGGTAAAAGTTTTGGTCAGGGTATTACCAACAATGATGTCGCCAAAGTTAATAGGAGTAATGCTGCCATCAAAAATGTCAACTGTGCCATTGAGAACTTGAATTTCCGGGGTGGCAATGTTGCTACGGGGAGCTTCATAAGCACCAATATCAATCAATGCAGAGCCATTGCCATCACCATCGAGGGGAATATTCCTACTGATGCCATTGAAAAGATCGGAACCAGTATCGATAGCACCACTTCCAAGTTTGAGCGCAAAATTCTTTTTAGCCGCATCAACAAATTGCGGATCTTTACCGAGAATATTATGTAACTCTGCGGCTTTTAGATCATCTGAAGCTTGGAATATATTCGAGTTATAAACAAGGTTATGATCAAAAGTTACATTTGTGGCATATTTGATGAGATTGGCATTTTGATTGTCGCTTGCATATAAAATGTTGTTGTAGACACGTACATTTTCTGAATAAGTAACAGCAATTTCTCCAGAATTTGTCAGAACACGAGCATTTTTGTAAGCCGTGTTGTTAACAATATCAGCATTTTTTGACTTGAAAGCATGAATGCCTGAGCCTCCATTGTTATAAGTTACGTTATTCGCTATTAATGCCTTCCCGCTATAGACTTCACCCCCTTTAGCTTTAATAGTAGTATCAAGCATAAGACCATGCCCTTCACTAATGTTCCCTGTCTCCCAGACGGGAACTAAATTTTTATTATCATAAACAATGTTGTCTCGATAAATTATCCTGTAATCAGTAGTGTTGTCATCAAAATTAAAACTGCGGAGAGTAGTAATTCCCTGATTACCGTAAGCAGAATACCAGGCGTTTCCAGATACAATATTTTTTTCAACAGTGATGTAGTCTGAGTCGTTAAATCCAATACCTCCACCTGGGAAATTGCGAACTGTATTACCCGTGATGACAATGTGATGACTATTAGTGCCACCTTGTTCCCCTATTTTCACTGTTTTTACATCAATTCCATTGGCACGGGTAATAGGATTGTTCGGGTTATCTTTTTCTTGTAAGGCATATTCTAAAGTGATCTTATCCCGACCTCCCTCTAGATCAAGTCCTTCAATCCGCACATAAGATGAACTGAATATATTAATGCCATCTCCTGTTGTTTTTATCTTAGGCGTATGCCCTGGATAAGCTTTTATTGTTGTCCAATTATCTGGTGAGCCGTTTTTGTTAAAAAGCGTAGCCCCTTTGTCATAAGTTCCGTTCATGACGTAGAGTGTGTCACCGGTTTTCATCTCATATACAGCTCTGCCCAAGGAGCGAAAGGCGTTTTCTTCATTTGAGCCATCATTTTGATCATTGCCTGTTCCAGAAACGTAATATGTTGTGCCAGCCATAGATTTACTCCGAATGTGTGTAAGGGGAATTAGTAGTACACCTCAGCAACTTTTTTCAATTGCTAAGTAGTTATTTGAATGGGTTATCTATCTGAACTGTTTAAGACAGTCACAGTCGTCCATCGCGATTTCAAATCGCGTCAGTTATAGAAACACTGTTGTCAAACTGAAAAAATTTTCTGCTGTTAACCGTTGATGGTTAAATCAGGCGTATCGATACCGTCAATCGTTAGGATTTTGTTGAAGACGATCGCACGATTAGCGCATAGATGCTTCATCTACAGGCTTGTTATGAGACATCGATTAGCTTTCTCTGGATGAAGTCAAAGTGAATTGCAACTTCATCTGTGGCAGCTGCGTAGACATAGCCCGTCGTAGACATCGCTGCTCTTTACAAACCAGCTTTAACATCTGCTATATTCAATACGGTGATCATATTTGGCATAAAATTCCTCTGAACTTTATCTGTTGTTTTAAGTCAGGAGGTTGCCAAATTGGTATAGTAAAATGCACCCTTAGCTGATAAGTGGGGACTTAAAGTTACAGTAGTCAAAGTTAAATTGGTTGAAACTTTAGTAGATTCACCTCTTTACTTGAGGGAACTAATGTAACAACTTAGTCGAACCTGCTCTAATCGCTGTAACTGAGCCTTGTGAACTTAATTAAAACTAACCTTTACAAATAGCACTTGATATCAGTGAATGCCCTGAATCTTGTAAGTTTTTTTACAACAAAATCAAAAACACTATGGAAGTGTCGTGGTAAAGTCCTGTTGATTTCTAGAGTGACATGGGGATAGAAAGCCCTTTGTGCAAGGATTTGATGAAGTCTCTCTAAATATTTTTAAAGAAGCTATGTCTTCTCTGCGAGACGCTACACTTAGCTTGCTTAAGGTAGAGCAATTCACGCCGGAATCTTGGAGATAGTTTGCTTTGATATAGGAATCGTATTTGATTTTTGAAATTATCTGCGTAGGCGGGGAGTAGGGAATTAGGCTTTTCAGTCTCAGTATGTTTTCAGAAATCAAATCGGAGTCCTATAGTACTAACTTATTAATCTTCATAAATATGAACACTGAAATAAACTCCCGAATACCTGTTGCTTTAACCATTGCTGGTTCAGATAGCGGTGGCGGTGCAGGAATTCAAGCTGATTTACGCACCTTTGCTTTTCACTGTGTCCACGGTACTAGCGCTATAACCTGCGTCACGGCACAAAACACTCTAGAAGTAAGGAGAGTTGATGCCATGCCAACAGAGGCTGTTGTGGCGCAAATTCAGGCAGTAGTTGAGGATATTGGCGTACAAGCTGCCAAAACGGGAATGTTGCTCAATCAAGAAATTATTTTTGCTGTTGCCCAGCAAGTTGAAGCTTTACAAATCGAGAATTTAGTCGTTGATCCGGTAATGGTGTCACGTAGGGGGGCGCAATTGATTGATGATGATGCTGTAAAGACTCTGTGCCATGATCTAATTCCTAAGGCGGTTATAATCACGCCTAATCGCTACGAAGCCCAGATTTTGAGTGGTTTACAAATTAATTCCTTGGAGGATATGCAAGCTGCTGCTGAAATTATTCACAAGACTTTAAGAACGAAAGCTGTTTTAGTCAAGGGCGGAGGTATGCAGGGGAATTTGCGTGGTGTTGATATCTGGTTTGATGGGAACAAGTTGGAAGTTTTGACTTGCCAGCAAGTAGAAACAAAAAATACCCACGGTACTGGTTGTACACTATCGGCTGCGATCGCTGCTAATCTGGCTAAGGGAAAAGACTTGTGGCAGGCAGTGCAACAGGCAAAAGACTATGTTACTACTGCACTCAGTTACGCCCTGGATATTGGCGAAGGGCAAGGCCCTGTGGGGCATTTCTTCCCATTGTGGCGGCTGGGAAATGGGGACTAGGGAAAAGTTTTCTTAGTACCCAATTCCCAATACAACTCTTGGAGAGGCTGTGCCAACGACTTTGCTCAGTACAAATGCTCTACACCCAAATAATAAATTTTTGCCCTTTGGATATTTTTCTATTATTCTTGGGCATAGTTTCAGGGGTGACTATCTCTGTTAGCATCTCTGTACGATCTAATTACCTTGATTTTTAATACCAAGCCCCTGATGCGAACAACCATAGGTTCTGTTCACAGTAATTCGTCAGCACCGACTACTCAAGCCTATCCTCCCTCTGTACCACTATCTGTATACAGGGAATTGTCAACAGAGTTGCAAGCAGCACAGGTGAGGCTAAATGCACTCACCACCCAAAATCAGCAACTAGCACAAGAAAATCAACTATTACGTCAAGAAATTACTAAAGTCGTTGAGTCTTTTTCTCACTTGCAAAATTTTGTAGATTCCCAGGCTACATTTAATTATCATCAAGCTACCCAAGCTACTAGCGAGGTTAGAGTTACCGCCAAACAACCAGTCACACAAGCGCGTCCACGTCAGCAGGTTTCTCGTTCACATCCATCCGTTGTACCCAAAACCCCACCCGAAAAAAGCCGCCGTCAAGGCTTTTCTACGCCTGCAATGGAAATGAATTTCTCAATACCAGAACCAGTTTTTATAGAAGAGCAACAAGTAAGTTATTATTCCACTACTGAGCCAGACGCTAAGGGAATCAATGGCTGGTGGTTAATTATCACCATCTTGTTAATCATGCTGACTGCCTTTAGTGCTGGATATTTCGTTGTGCGTCCCTTGTTTGAACATCAGAAACGTTAATTGACACTCCCACAGTAAGCTTTCCATCTACCGTGCAATTTATTTGTCTGCAATCACTCTCTAAATATCCGAATAAATCTGCTAAATGGCGGAGTTTATCTATTTTTAGGTTATAAAAGCTACATAAAATGCTAAATTGACAGCAAGTTCTTTATGTTAAAACCTCAAAGATGAGCAAATTAATAAATCCTTGCTGGTTATCAGGTTCCAAACTCTCAAGCAAAGTATTAACATTTTAAAAAAGTGGCAACTATTACATATCTTTTAGGAAAAGCACTGCTAGTTACAGCTTCAGACTGCGGATCTGGTTAGATATATAAACGAAGCTAGTAGAAGTCAGGAGTTAAGAAAATGAAAAAAGTAGAAGCTATTATCCGCCCATTTAAGCTAGATGAGGTGAAAATCGCTTTAGTTAACGCTGGTATTGTTGGTATGACTGTTTCTGAAGTTCGGGGCTTCGGACGCCAGAAAGGTCAAACTGAACGGTATCGTGGTTCTGAGTACACCGTTGAGTTTCTGCAAAAACTCAAAGTGGAAATCGTAGTTGACGACAATCAGGTTGATATGGTGGTAGACAAAATTATTGCTGCTGCCCGCACTGGCGAAATCGGCGATGGTAAAATTTTCATCTCGCCTGTTGAGCAAGTGATTCGGATTCGTACTGGCGAAAAGAACACAGAAGCAGTTTAAAAAAGTTATTAGCTAAAAGTTATGAGTTGTAAGTCAGGACTAATGAATGAAGATTTAGCAGAATTCAAAAATCCTAACAGACGCGATTAATCGCGTCTCTACTCTTAACTTTTCTACAGACGCGATTAATCGCGTCTCTTAATTCTCTCCAGTTGCGGAAGTAAAGCTTTGACACTCCCCGCCCTAAAGGGAACGGGGATTCTTGAATCAATGAGATCACTTAACTTAGAGTCCTTGCGTCATCTAAGTCAGAGGTGAGGCTCTCCTCAAGCGTTACTTCGGGTATGCCCTACCCTAGTTGCAAAAAGTACAAGTCCTGTTTAATTTGAAACAAAAATGCTTCAAAATTCTGAGTCGTCTAGCTCCTATGAATCTTTTACCTACTGCTAGGAAGAAACTAGAACAATGCAGTAGAACCGCATAGATTCAATTGTCAAGGTTCAGGTTGCCGTTAGACAATTGGGTTTTTATACAGGTTGAATACCGTTCCTGTTAAAATTATTGTAGCACTAAAAAGACTACAATGAACCGAGAAAAAATACTAAGAGTTCGGCTATCTGAAGAAGAATGGGCGAGGTTAGAAATATACGCCGAGTCAAAACAGCATACGATTTCAGAGGTAATTCGTGACTACATCAAGAGACTACCAAGGCAGGATAAATCCTGCTGTTAGCTTTCATCCCTTGTCTAAAGCCCTTGAAGATGTGTCCGACTCAGGAGGACACATCTTCAAGGGCTTTCAGCATTTTCCCTGTAAAAGCTTTGCCTCGATGACTAATTGACCTTTTTAACTCCCGTGTCATTTCAGCAAAGGTCAATTGCAATTCTTGCACATAAAAAATTGGATCGTAGCCAAAACCACCATCACCACGAGGTGCGTGGAGAATTTCGCCGCGACAAATACCTTCAGATTCTAATACGATCGCACCATCAGGACGAGCGATCGCTACTGCACAAACAAATTGGGCTTGCCGATTTTTCTCGTTGCCTAATTCCCTCAATATTCTCGCAATGCGTTCTGAGTCGGTTGTGGCATAACGTGCAGAATATACCCCTGGTGCGCCATTTAGGGCATCTACTTGCAAGCCAGAATCATCAGCAATTGCCCAGTTTCCTGTAGCTTTAGCAATTTGTGAGGCTTTCAGACAAGCGTTAGCCGCAAAAGTTTCGCCCGTCTCTTCAATTTCCAATTCTTCAGGTTTGAGGGTTAATTCCCAACCAGAATTTTCCAGGTAAGCTTGCATTTCCCGCAACTTACCTGGATTTCCTGTAGCTACTACGAGTAATTTGGTCATTATTAATTGGTCATTGGTCATTGGTCATTGGTCATTAGTCATTGGTCATTTACCAAAGACAAAGGACAAATGACTAATGACTAAATAATAAATTTTACTCTGCCCAGTGTTTCGCCCAAGCAAGAGTTTGATGCACTTGCTCAATTGTCGGGGCTTCGCAGTATAGTCGTAAAACTGGCTCAGTACCGCTAAACCGAATCATT encodes the following:
- a CDS encoding Hsp70 family protein, with amino-acid sequence MEILETIGFDLGHGETAVAKAIVESIDPPQMLEINNKKNQITALGWHPKLGYLVGEQALIQAGVTQLTISFKQKPNNDPKYRETISTFVATYYRLLKESKQLEGGEGSYFYVGCPSGWSVSDRTEYQKLLQEAGIPQLNVVPESRAAFMQAKEAGKLEYDKLVASVLIVDIGSSTTDFTLVKSLEEIPIDFGSNTLGASLIDKAIFARTLANHEQKALLEKVFKEYSHHQARCELACRKAKEDYFSNEQLYSDPESFARGFESINEQIYFIPQVNKLMMEEILNQPLPELGHQSWVRSFTDSLTEAKEKLEKLGIVPKLLLMTGGASRMKFTHLLCQEMFPEPETLLRPDPEPERCIALGLARVGRWDLRAAAFKEEVNKLFTSNKLKDLIKRHIPELIESLTKPLTDGLIVNAVKLALKDWQKNKIRTLADLETSLISRAEQWLKSECAVQIINHQCAYWFSNKIQPDLAAQTDPICRKFQIPRSSLRFQDSIDPNFVNPELRIGDAILAETVGFIVNVVIGGGTVASIITLILTGHLTWPIALVYGASVMAAGMELNRKSVQEVIKTNVDVPSWVRSSFLSDKKIEEMCEQIKPELEKVLQEQLTADQEAFDKLISKVEQGLQKTLSTKVQSCIILIQ
- a CDS encoding M90 family metallopeptidase is translated as MIQTIIAFLIIGLILTGILINPVLVKRRRKRLKHRSFPLLWNAIIENNLPIYLCLSTDEIRRLQGHIQVFLAEKQFIGCRGLQVTEEMKLTLAAIACLLLLNERGQYFPRLRSILVYPNAYFVQETTSIGKYVVEERRVARLGESWTNDQVVLSWEQVKQDINNWEDGRNVVLHEFAHQLDQEDGKAEGVPILQSSSDYTIWAKVMTEEYQQLCHDVLHGVKTVMDSYGATNPAEFFAVATETFFEKPHQLLSKHPALYEQLQRYYQLDPVQWT
- a CDS encoding choice-of-anchor D domain-containing protein, producing MAGTTYYVSGTGNDQNDGSNEENAFRSLGRAVYEMKTGDTLYVMNGTYDKGATLFNKNGSPDNWTTIKAYPGHTPKIKTTGDGINIFSSSYVRIEGLDLEGGRDKITLEYALQEKDNPNNPITRANGIDVKTVKIGEQGGTNSHHIVITGNTVRNFPGGGIGFNDSDYITVEKNIVSGNAWYSAYGNQGITTLRSFNFDDNTTDYRIIYRDNIVYDNKNLVPVWETGNISEGHGLMLDTTIKAKGGEVYSGKALIANNVTYNNGGSGIHAFKSKNADIVNNTAYKNARVLTNSGEIAVTYSENVRVYNNILYASDNQNANLIKYATNVTFDHNLVYNSNIFQASDDLKAAELHNILGKDPQFVDAAKKNFALKLGSGAIDTGSDLFNGISRNIPLDGDGNGSALIDIGAYEAPRSNIATPEIQVLNGTVDIFDGSITPINFGDIIVGNTLTKTFTIKNTGIATLNLSNLQLPNGFSLVGTLPTSVAPNTSTTISVALNAATVGTYSGSLSLNNNDSNEGPFNFVISGTVKPVPTPEIQVLNGTVNVTDGSTNTINFGSVIVGNTLTKTFTIKNTGTAALNLTNLKLPDGFSLVGTLPTSVAVNASTTISVALNATTPGTYGGTLILGNNDSDEGPFDFAITGTLKPVPAPEIQVLNGTVNIADGSTNAIKFGETIVGNTLTKTFTINNTGTAALNLSNLKLPDGFSLVGTLPTSVAAKASTTISVALSSTTPGTYGGTLILGNNDSDESPFDFAISGIVTAPEIQVLNDTVDIADGSTTAINFGNTTVGDTPTKTFTIKNTGTAPLNLSNLKLPNGFSLLGTLPTSVAANTFTTISVALNATTPGTYGGTLILSNNDSNESLFDFAISGTLKPAPTSAIQVLNGTDNNDTFTIRRGDGNYSIANFGGVGTSSNPSAAVIAKIDTLQFIGTDLTANNLQLTQNGNNLEVSFEKVGNTKVTLQNFNLENLENLAASTTRPAIGNIVFDGEANVTKSFDVINANSTQTYISNKNTVTFLNNLNNNISGFYDSDDVINGQGGNDTINGSGGNDLLRGGSGNDLLIGGPGNDTLVGGMGADSFLFDTNSAFNSAVIGIDTIADFNHSQGDKILLDKTTFSAITSVVGTGFSNANNFQITSLGALSNAVIVYDSMTGQLLYNQNGSAAGFGSGGQFAQLTGAPTLTASDFIIQA
- the thiD gene encoding bifunctional hydroxymethylpyrimidine kinase/phosphomethylpyrimidine kinase yields the protein MNTEINSRIPVALTIAGSDSGGGAGIQADLRTFAFHCVHGTSAITCVTAQNTLEVRRVDAMPTEAVVAQIQAVVEDIGVQAAKTGMLLNQEIIFAVAQQVEALQIENLVVDPVMVSRRGAQLIDDDAVKTLCHDLIPKAVIITPNRYEAQILSGLQINSLEDMQAAAEIIHKTLRTKAVLVKGGGMQGNLRGVDIWFDGNKLEVLTCQQVETKNTHGTGCTLSAAIAANLAKGKDLWQAVQQAKDYVTTALSYALDIGEGQGPVGHFFPLWRLGNGD
- a CDS encoding P-II family nitrogen regulator, encoding MKKVEAIIRPFKLDEVKIALVNAGIVGMTVSEVRGFGRQKGQTERYRGSEYTVEFLQKLKVEIVVDDNQVDMVVDKIIAAARTGEIGDGKIFISPVEQVIRIRTGEKNTEAV
- the rdgB gene encoding RdgB/HAM1 family non-canonical purine NTP pyrophosphatase — its product is MTKLLVVATGNPGKLREMQAYLENSGWELTLKPEELEIEETGETFAANACLKASQIAKATGNWAIADDSGLQVDALNGAPGVYSARYATTDSERIARILRELGNEKNRQAQFVCAVAIARPDGAIVLESEGICRGEILHAPRGDGGFGYDPIFYVQELQLTFAEMTRELKRSISHRGKAFTGKMLKALEDVSS